The nucleotide window AAGACGCCTTGCTGTGTGCCAGAAACTAGCTTGTGCGGGGAACTTAGACTGTTTACAGGGTCAGGGGGCTTCTGAGTTTTCTCCTAAAAGATGACATGCACCCCTCCGAACCGGTATTGTGCGGACTTCTTTACTGGGGCACTCATGTGCTCGCGCTTCCAAAGATAATCATCAGAGCACCTTGAAAAATTTCCGGATGTTGGGGACCTGGCAGCTGAAAAGTTCGTGCTGCCCTGGCCGACTTTCGGGATTGAGCGATGTATCGAAGTTCCCAACAGTAAAAGTTTCGAGTAGTTGTATCAACAATACATGTTGTCTACTAATAACTTGTATGATTTAATAGGAGTAACAAGAGTTACAGGTTCCTCAAAAAATCATGTTCGATGATTTATTCAGAAATCTTCAAGATACAATAGCTTCTAAAGTGGAGGAAACTTTAAAAGAGGTAGAAAAATATTTTGCTTTTCCGGAAGCCGATGGACCTTATATTTCTATTCGCAAATTCACGGTTGATGATTTAACCGTAGAAACAGATGGTATTACATCTATCGGTGAAAATAGGTGGCGAATCGAAGCCTATGGAGACAAACCCAAATCTATAACCAACATCGATCCGATGCGAAGGGTTGTATTATTTGAATTTGCTGAGCCAACGGTTCCGGAATGCATCTTGGCTTGTCGGTTCAAAGCAAAGGCATTCAAAACAAAAGAAAGTATTGTGGTCAATTTATCACGGTGGGAGAAAAGTCCAATAGGAATGATAAATCGGTCTTGGTCAACTGGTATTTCGTCCAAAGATAATTTACATACCTTTGAAATCCTCGCCCATTTTAAGAGAAATGATATCCCTGCCAGAGCGCGAATAGTCATTGATTTTGAAAGTAATGGCATCCTGGAGATAGAGAATATCGAAATATTACAAGCATCTGTAAAGAAGAGTCCCTGAAAAACGAAAAAACACACAAAACTGATGGACAATCAAAATTCTCTCAAGGCAAGGTTGGCTTCCGGGTAGTCACCATGTCAACTTATCTTGCCATGTTTTTTGCATACTCTCCACAATGGAAAGAGACTGTGCAGGTGCTGATTGATTTACGCTCGACTAGTTGGTGCAAATACGGTGCTGAGCTAGCCATATTCGCTTTAGTAAGCGCCATGAATAGTACAGCCACAAAAAAAATCCAAACGCCTTAGTTTGATTGGCAATTCCGTCTATTCACCAAATCGCTATCGTTATTTGCATTTGTCGGAGGAGTAGGGAAGACACCTAGCGATCTTCTGCTACCCTCAACAATGCCTCTCTTCATGGAATAGGAATTCCGAAAAGGGATTAAAAGTTTCAAAAAAACTCCTCCTAAAAGCAACCACTCCACCCCCGCTATGTAGATCTACGTCCCAGCTTGGGGCAATGCTCCAGCTCCCTTGCTTTGCATCTCTTGGCAATCTATTCAGTGCTGAAGTAATCCTTGCGCCCCCATTTCAGCCCCTCAGCACCCATCATCCCGAGCCTGCTCCCTTTGCTCTCTCGGTACTGCCTTCGAGTCCCTCTCCACTAGCAAATCGAGGGAATTCACGCGCGTCTAGGATGCTCACGGCGGTATAGACATCTGTTGGGAGACAGGTTGGTCCATGCCCAATACTTACAGGATGCCGTGCCGTTCGAGATACCGTTGATTATATTTCCTGAAAACGTAATAGATAAGCTGCTGGAACGGTTCATTCAGGCGCGTGCTTCACAGTTCTTTCAGCGTTGCGATCGCCGCTCCCCCAAATCCTTTCGCTGAAATCTCCAGCACTGTTTCCAGCATCTTGCCCTCTGCCTGGAATTCCCCACTGAATAATGGCTCCATCTCTATGCACCCACTGGTGCAAGCGTACCGCTCCGAGACGAGTCTTGTCTCGGTAGGGCTGCGCGATCGCCCCTACAAGCTGCAGCTGCTTCCAGAGGTGGGTCAGCCCTGGTGCGTTCCCAAGTACGGCATTTCTCTTGCGAAAATCATATTACCATTGAGAGGCTCCAGCATGTTTTTCTCGATCTCCGTATCGATTGAAGAGTTGTTTCTGAGGCTAGCTCGTTTGGATGCTATCGGGTATGCTTCGGGCTAGGAAACCACTACAAACCTGACTCGGCGCTATAGCAGACAGTCGCACTGAATCTTCTCGGCCTTCTGCACTTGCTGCGGCTCAGATTCTAGACGTTTGGCTTCGCCAGAAAATGTGCAACCACGATGACGTTTTGAAGGATCGAGACTACGATTCACTGTGGGTTTGTAGAACGGGAAAGCGCTGCTGCCTTATTGTCGAGACAGATGGTGAGGGACATGTATATTGCGACTCTGAAGGGAAAACTCGGCAATTTAGACATGCATGGCAAATCAAAGAATGGTTACGTCAGAAATATGGCATTGAAATCATTAATTTAGAAGTCAGAAGTTTTTGATAAGCTCAGTTAAGTTTGAGATGCTTCAGTTAGGATAGGCTTGTGGATTAACACATCTCTGCAAAAGGATGTGGTTGCTTAAGCACTAGCTTTGCTCGGGCATCAGGTCTCGCCGGTAGCTTCAAGGATGGATGTTTTCTGGGGTGAAAGCTATGCAAGAACTCGATCTAAATAGCCTAGAATTTGAGCAGCAGATCGTCCTACGTGATGCGTACCTCATTATGTTTGAGTTCCTTTCGCGACACTGGGACGGGTGTTGGGAGATTGAGCTTGGTGCCGTGATGGGTGAATTGAGCCTACTGACAAACGAACAGGGAGCAAGGTGCCCCCTCGACGCAGTTGTACTCCAGGACTTTCTTAAGGCATGTGACGCTGTGTGCCAGGCACAGTTAGGGCCACATGGTTACTCCGGTGCAGACTTTGTGCTGGAGCCCAAGGAGAAGCCATGACTCAAACGCTGCCTAACTTGAAGCTGCAGCTGCACGTAGCGGTAGGGTCGCGCTAGAGATTTAACCGAGTCAGGGAAAAGGCTGTGTTCGATCACTTTGAAATCAAGACAGTAAGATTTGTCGAGTCAGTCAAGTTCTACGCATCCGTCCTGGAGCCTCTGGGTATAGAGCTCAAATGGTCCGACGAATCAGCAGCTGGATTTGGGTTGGCGGACGAATCCAACGTACGGTTCCTCATAGAAGAATCATCCCACGCTCAGAACTGCCACATCGCTTTCACCGCATCGGATACAAGTTCAGTGGATGCGTTTCATTCAATTGGTACATCAATGGGGTTCACAGATAACGGACCTCCTGGGCTTAGAGAGGAATATGCTCCCAATTACTACGCCGCCTTCTTACTCGATCCAGACGGTAACAATATAGAAGCTCTCATTTATATCTAGTAAGGGCAGAATCGTCCTAAGTAAGCAACCTGGGCATTGCACAATGTAAGCATGAGATGCCCTAATTGCCAATCCCATCAAATTCGTAAGAACGTACACCGTTGTGGCAAGCAAAACTAGCAGTGCAAGGACGGCGGCCGTCAATTTGTCGAGTCCTACTCTCAACATGCTTACCCACCGGAGGTTCGGGAAGACTGCTTGCCGCGATATGTCGCGGGGCAGGGGTACCGGAGCATCGAACGTTGCACTGGGGTTAACCACAACACCGTCATCAATTGGATCCGTTTGAGTACATAGGTGCTCCCCCAGCTCCCCACTGAAGAGACTCAAGCTCCTGAAATTGGGGAGCTCGATGAACTACAAATCTTCGTCGGCTCCAAGGAAAAAATATGAAAATGGACGGTGGTTGACCTTAAACGGACTGGCATCCTTGCCTTCATGGTTGGCGACCGCAGCAGCAAAACCTTTGAGAAGCTCTGGGAGCGCGTGCAAGGGTGGGATTGTTTCTGGTGGGTGAGCGATGGCTAGCCGGTGTATCCAAAGTTCATTAATGCGACAGAACATGTGGCGAGTAAAACGTATATGACCCGAGTGGAAGGAGAAAACACAAGGCTGAGGCATTACCTAGCAAGACTGAAGCGCACGACTCTTTGCTATTCCAAATCTGAAGCGATGCTGACTCTATCGGTCAGGCTCCTAGTGCATTATTTGCGTTACCGGACAGTGCCAATTCCACAGTCAATCATCTCTTGAGTGTTCAACGCTCCGAGACAAATGATTGTCTCGGCAGTGCCGCGCGATCGCACCGACGTGCAGCAGCTGTTTCCCAAGATCGCTCAGCACTGGTGCGTTCCTCCGGCGCGTAATATCTCTGACGAGAAGCTTATGTTCCTTTGGGGGCTTTCGTCCGTTCTCATCAGTTGTCGCTACACTTTAAGATTTATTGCTGGAGTCTGGGTGGTGGGAGGCGATCGGTTACCCTTTGAATAGGTGGCTTGTAGAACTAGATCCTAGCCAGAGTCTACAAAATTCACTAAATTTTTCAGCTTCACTTTGCTTGACGCGGCTCATCTCAAGTGAGCTAGGCGGCGACTATCACTTGGGTAATAGATAGTCTATATGTCAGGGTATTCAGACTGAAGACAAATTCAGCTCAAGAAAATTAATCTTGTTGGTGACCAACGAATTCAGATTCTCAAGTTATACTTTTTTGCTTCGTGAGCAAGAGGTTTTTAGGTCTTTTTCTTGAGAAATATCTGCAGGCATTTACAGCCATGAATAAAAACCTGTCTAAATTCAAATTAATAGCTTTTGTAACGTCTGTAGCATCTGTAACGTCTCTTGTCATATTCTTTTCACTCATTCCTCCCGGACATAGTCAAAGGAAAGGAACTTGCTTCAGAGTAGCCCGTGCATGGGTTCACCTGTCTACTGGATCTGGTTTTGAAGAGGAATCAAGTGTCAATAC belongs to Rubidibacter lacunae KORDI 51-2 and includes:
- a CDS encoding VOC family protein; translation: MFDHFEIKTVRFVESVKFYASVLEPLGIELKWSDESAAGFGLADESNVRFLIEESSHAQNCHIAFTASDTSSVDAFHSIGTSMGFTDNGPPGLREEYAPNYYAAFLLDPDGNNIEALIYI